One window from the genome of Xenorhabdus bovienii SS-2004 encodes:
- the hutH gene encoding histidine ammonia-lyase, translating to MKHITIHPGKMTLEELRHIYQYPVQITLDEQCVPAIERSVDCVNRIINENRTAYGINTGFGLLASTRIAEQDLEELQRSLVLSHAAGVGEPLPDEIVRLIMVLKINSLARGYSGIRLDVIQALITLVNAEVYPCIPSKGSVGASGDLAPLAHMSLLLLGESKARYRGEWLPAKDALEKANLKPIRLAAKEGLALLNGTQTSTAFALKGLFAAEDLLASAVICGAMSVEAALGSRKPFDARIHEARGQQGQIDVAALYRLVLEEQSGLSESHKNCPKVQDPYSLRCQPQVMGACLTQIRHAADVIMTEANAVSDNPLVFTDQDEVISGGNFHAEPVAMASDNLAIALAEIGALSERRISLLMDSNMSQLPPFLVNNSGVNSGFMIAQVTAAALASENKALAHPSSVDSLPTSANQEDHVSMAPAAGRRLWEMADNVRGILAIEWLTACQGMDFRDGLKSSPILEKARHILRNKVAYYDKDRFFAPDIDAAIQLLIEQQLSALLPTGKLLIN from the coding sequence ATGAAACACATTACTATTCATCCCGGAAAAATGACGCTTGAAGAGTTACGCCACATTTATCAGTATCCGGTGCAAATTACCTTAGATGAGCAATGCGTTCCTGCCATTGAACGCAGCGTTGATTGTGTTAACCGTATTATCAATGAAAACAGAACAGCCTATGGTATCAACACGGGTTTTGGCCTGCTGGCGAGTACTCGGATTGCCGAGCAGGATTTAGAAGAACTGCAACGTTCCCTTGTGTTGTCACATGCTGCTGGTGTCGGTGAGCCTTTGCCGGATGAGATTGTCCGGTTGATTATGGTATTGAAAATCAATAGCCTTGCCCGTGGTTATTCCGGTATTCGTTTAGACGTCATTCAAGCGTTGATCACTTTGGTTAATGCAGAAGTTTATCCCTGTATTCCGAGCAAAGGTTCTGTGGGCGCTTCGGGAGATTTGGCTCCACTGGCGCATATGAGCCTGTTATTGCTGGGCGAGAGTAAAGCGCGTTACCGTGGGGAATGGCTGCCAGCTAAAGACGCCTTGGAGAAGGCAAATCTTAAACCGATTCGGTTGGCGGCAAAAGAAGGTCTGGCGTTGCTTAATGGCACACAAACCTCTACTGCTTTTGCCTTGAAAGGACTTTTTGCAGCAGAAGACTTACTTGCCTCAGCAGTGATTTGTGGCGCGATGTCTGTTGAAGCGGCACTGGGTTCTCGTAAACCATTTGATGCGCGTATCCATGAAGCACGAGGCCAGCAGGGGCAAATCGATGTAGCTGCTCTGTATCGTCTGGTATTGGAAGAACAAAGTGGTCTATCTGAATCTCATAAAAACTGTCCGAAAGTTCAAGACCCTTATTCATTGCGTTGCCAGCCACAAGTAATGGGCGCTTGCCTTACACAGATCCGTCATGCTGCCGACGTGATTATGACTGAAGCCAATGCGGTTTCTGATAATCCGTTGGTCTTTACCGACCAAGATGAAGTGATCTCTGGCGGTAACTTCCATGCTGAACCTGTTGCTATGGCATCGGATAATCTGGCTATTGCACTGGCGGAAATAGGTGCACTGTCAGAACGCCGTATCTCTTTGCTGATGGATAGCAACATGTCCCAGTTACCGCCGTTCCTCGTCAATAACAGCGGGGTGAACTCCGGCTTTATGATTGCTCAGGTGACAGCGGCAGCGTTGGCGAGTGAAAACAAAGCATTGGCGCATCCTTCCAGCGTTGACAGCTTGCCGACATCAGCGAATCAGGAAGACCATGTATCTATGGCTCCGGCGGCAGGTCGTCGTTTATGGGAAATGGCTGACAACGTGCGGGGTATTTTAGCGATTGAGTGGCTGACTGCCTGTCAGGGCATGGATTTCCGTGACGGATTGAAGAGCAGCCCGATACTGGAAAAAGCCCGTCATATCCTCCGTAATAAAGTCGCTTATTACGATAAAGATCGCTTTTTTGCACCAGATATTGACGCAGCTATCCAACTGTTGATTGAACAACAACTTTCAGCACTGCTACCTACCGGAAAATTATTGATAAATTAA